AAAAGTGTTACAGCATGTTAACATTGTGGCATTCTTGATACTAAGATTATAAAATATAAAACCCGTTTTACAAGGTGGTGGTGCAGAATGTGAAGGGTCTCCAGTGGATCGCCAGTGAAGCATGGACCACCTCCTCTGTGTTTCACACCCCCCGTCTCATGCCCTACCTGGGGGGTACCCTGGGTATCGCCATCCGTCGTGGAGAGATACCCGGACTCAGGGACTACCTGCTTAGCATCCGCCCCAACGACCAACCTGCCAATAACCCCGGAAACAATATGGTGAAGTAGTTTGTTGTCTTTTAACTCCAAACATATAATTACTTTATACATTatgtttaaaacatttaaaaaggctACTTTGCCTATAAATACTACAATACAGAAGAAAAAAACTAGTTTCCTCTATAACATTTCCTTCTCTGCTCTGGTAAGGTGAGACAGTTCTGGGAGGCTGTGTTTGGGTGCAGGTTGGAGCCCCCAGCAGGTTGGGTGGAGGCTGGGGGTGATGTATGTACAGGTCAGGAGGACCTGAGGGATGTGGAGACTAACTATGGGGACGTGTCTGAGCTCAGGCCGGAGTATAACGTGTATAAGGCAGTGTACGCCCTGGCCCATGCCCTGCATGACCTACTGCAGTGTGTGCCAGGGAGAGGACCTTTCAGTGGGCACCGCTGTGCCAGCCTACAGAGACTGGAGCCCTGGCAGGTGGGACACAAACAGATGCAGACGTACACTTTGCCAACTGTTTACTTCTGTTTCCTGTTTTCTTATTCAAGGTCCCCTGACTTCATACTGTCTTTTGTCTACATAATCTCCTCCTCTTTATTCTCTtcctctgttccctccatccctccatccccctcctctgACCAGCTGGTCCATTACCTGGAGAGGGTTAACTTCACCACAGGGTTTGGCGATCGCGTTTCTTTCAATGACAACGGGGATGCCCTGGCCATCTATGACATCATGAACTGGGCGTGGCTCCAGGACGGGAGCGTTCAGGTGGAGAATGTGGGTGTGATCGACGAATCAGCCCCCGCAGGACAAGAGCTCACACTGGACGAGGACAGAATTTTCTGGAACTTTGAGTCAAAAAAGGTTATTTGTAAAGTTATACAGTTATATAGCATATTTCACTACTGCAACAGAAACAGTGTAAACTTATATCGATGGAAGGCAAAGAAGCATTAAATATGGGTGTGTAAATATGGGAGTATAAATATGGGTGTATAAAAGTCTGATATTCTCCCTcctaggtcatcattgtaaaaaagaatttggtctttaactgacttgcctatttaaataaagaatGAATTCTAAGTCACGTTCATCCTTGTAGCCCCCACGATCAGTGTGCAGTGAGAGCTGTCCCCCAGGCACCCGTGTAGCCAGGAAGAAGGGGGAGCCTGTCTGCTGCTTCGACTGCATCTCCTGTGCTGAGGGAGAGGTCAGCAACACCACAGGTCAGCGAAATTAATATCATGTAAAGCATTTGAGGGTGGTTTGGGGCTGTAGAAACTGTTTTCCACACATtctttgtctgtctttctgtcagaCTTGGCTGAGTGCTCGAGATGTCCAGAGGACTTCTGGTCCAGCCCGGAGCGTGATCTCTGCATCCCTAAGGGTGTTGAGTTCCTCTCCTACCAGGAATCACTGGGCATCTCCTTGATGACCGCCTCGTTGCTAGGAGCCCTCATCTGTGCAGTGGTCCTCGGAATCTTCACCCGCTACCGGAACACGCCTGTTGTCAAGGCCAACAACTCTGAGCTGAGCTTCCTGCTTCTGCTGTCACTCAAACTCTGCTTCCTGTGCTCGCTGCTGTTCATTGGCCGGCCCCGGCTGTGGACCTGTCAGCTGAGGCATGCAGCATTTGGTATCAGCTTTGTTCTCTGTGTCTCCTGTATACTGGTGAAGACAATGGTGGTGCTGGCTGTGTTTAGGACCTCTAAGCCCGGGGGCAATGCCAGCCTGAAGTGGTTTGGTGCTGGGCAGCAGAGAGGAACAGTCCTGGTTCTCACC
The sequence above is drawn from the Salvelinus fontinalis isolate EN_2023a chromosome 24, ASM2944872v1, whole genome shotgun sequence genome and encodes:
- the LOC129822435 gene encoding extracellular calcium-sensing receptor-like, with translation MILNSSSLSLLLNYSSASSSSSSCRLREQFSLNGMYQKGDVILGGLFEVHYFTVFPELSFTSEPQQLYCEGFDSFGFQQAQTMVFAVDEINRNPDLLPNITLGYQLYDNCLKLGVSFRAAMSLASGTEEQFLLDETCSGSPPVLGIVGDPGSTHSIAISSVLGLFRVPMVSHYATCSCLSDRSKYPSFFRTIPSDSFQVRAMIQILRRLGWTWVGLVFSDDDYGVHAAWSFQSSLAESGGCVAYSQVLPKDNRPTELQRIVGEIKSSSARVVVVFSNEAYLLPLVDEVVVQNVKGLQWIASEAWTTSSVFHTPRLMPYLGGTLGIAIRRGEIPGLRDYLLSIRPNDQPANNPGNNMGKVRQFWEAVFGCRLEPPAGWVEAGGDVCTGQEDLRDVETNYGDVSELRPEYNVYKAVYALAHALHDLLQCVPGRGPFSGHRCASLQRLEPWQLVHYLERVNFTTGFGDRVSFNDNGDALAIYDIMNWAWLQDGSVQVENVGVIDESAPAGQELTLDEDRIFWNFESKKPPRSVCSESCPPGTRVARKKGEPVCCFDCISCAEGEVSNTTDLAECSRCPEDFWSSPERDLCIPKGVEFLSYQESLGISLMTASLLGALICAVVLGIFTRYRNTPVVKANNSELSFLLLLSLKLCFLCSLLFIGRPRLWTCQLRHAAFGISFVLCVSCILVKTMVVLAVFRTSKPGGNASLKWFGAGQQRGTVLVLTSFQAAICTAWLVSASPTPHKNTRYHIDKIVYECVVGSVAGFGALLGYIGLLAFLSFFLAFLARNLPDNFNEAKFITFSMLIFCAVWISFIPAYISSPGKYADAVEIFAILASSFGLLVALFGPKCYIILLRPERNTKKALMGRATTKT